Genomic segment of Bacteroides stercoris ATCC 43183:
CAGATAAACAAGGAGTTCCTTTTGTACGTTATGAAGATTTTGTAAATGGATATGATAACTCTATTCCACCCCAGCAGGCTTCAGTTATTGATAACTATAAATTGATTATTGAAGATATGGAAAATGCTAAGAAACGTTTGCCACGTTTCGAAGATTATGATGATAAGGACTTAGGGCGCGCGCATCAGGCAGCAGCTATAGCATTTCAGGTAAAGGTATATGCCTACTGGGCCATGTGGGATGAAACGAAATGGGATGAGGTTATTAAATTGGTAGATGAGCTGGAAACGACGTATAATCGTGGTTTGGCAGACACTTTCGATGAATTGTTCTCTTCTGACTTCTCAAAATATTGGGGAAAGGAATATTTATGGACTATTCCAGGTACGGGTGGTTCTACTGGAGGAGGTTCTGAATTTCCGGGTGTTATACTTGAAAATAAAGGTTGGGGCATCTACAATGGTTGGGGACAAATTAAACCGACATATGACATTTATGCGGAAATGCTAAAAGATGGTAAAGAAAATGACCGATTGAAACGTTCTATTTTAGAATACGGACAAAAATTCCTATTTTTTGGAGAGGAACGCGAGTTTTATTCAGCGTCCGACATTGAATCAGGTTTCCAAATTAATAAGTATATGGAACCTTTTGGTTATGCTAATGCTACAACCGAAGGATATGTAAATGCTAATGGTGACTGGCCTACTGCACGAGTTAACTTCCCGATAATCCGTTTTGCTGAAATGATGCTTTTTCGGGCAGAAGCTTATTTGATGAAGAACCAACCGGATAAGGCTTGGAAAGATTTGAACAGAATTCATGTACGCGCTTGTGGTCTTTCTTTACCATCACCAGCTACAATGGAACAGTTGTATCATGAACGTCGTTGTGAATTAGCATTTGAATTTACCGATCATCTTTTCGACTTGAAACGTTGGCACCATTCTTCTAATGCAGAAATCAAGGCATTGGCGGAGAAAGAGTTAAATGCTCGTCCTCTCGTTCGTCATTACAAGAACCGTGGTATGGTCGATACAAATGGAGATGGAAAACCCGATGCTATTGATTATACACATAAAGTTGAGTTTTACACGGATTATACAGACAAAACTTCTTATAAGGATTGCTTCATTGTTTTTCCCTATCCGTCTAATCAGATTATAAACTCAAACGGGCAGTTGAAACAAAATATCTATGAGTAATCTTTCTCTTTTGGAAGTTTACGATTAAAAAGTAGATCATTGCCATTGGTCTTGTCTGCAAGGATTGGTGTCTTCTTTGTATGCTGGTTCTTGCAGATTTTTATTAGATTTGTCGAATGAAGTGTGGTTGTTAACCGAATAATTTTCAAATACATGCTTTGATGAAATTGAATATTTTACATATCTTGTTGTACCTTTTTATATGTAGTGCTTGTAACTCTGAGGAGAAATTTTCCGTTGATTACGTGGATCCTTTTATCGGTACAGGGTTTCACGGTCATACCTATCCTGGAGCCACCGCTCCTTTTGGTGCAGTGCAGTTAAGTCCTGATACACGTGTAGGCAATTGGGATGCCTGTGCTGGATATCACTATAATGATACTACCTTGAGGGGGTTTTCACATACCCATCTGAGTGGAACTGGATGCATAGATTTGGGTGATATATTATTTCGTCCTACCACCCAAGAACCAAGCTTTACAAATGAGTTCTTCTACAGTCCTGCTAACTTTTCCCATCAAGACGAAATGGCATCGGCTGGCTATTACTCGGTGCTGTTGAAAGATGAAGGTATAAAGGCTGAATTGACGGCGACCCCTCATGTAGGTATGCATCGTTACACTTACCTTACAGGAAATCTTGCTGCTGTAATTGTAGATATGGCACATTCGCTTGATAATGAATATATTTATGAAGCTGAATTAGAGAAAACTGCAGACAACGAAATTACGGGTATGCGCCGAACCAGGGGATGGACAGATAATCAATATATTTATTTCGTAGCTCGTTTTTCCAAATCCTTTCAGACTGTAGAGTTTGTGAAAAATAAGAAGAAAGTGCCTATCAATACCAAGTTGACCGGTACGGATTTACAGGCTATCCTCACATTTGATAACACGAACGGTGAGCCTATTATTGCTAAAGTGGGATTGTCATTGGTGAGTGTGCAGAACGCGCGTCAAAACATGGAGGCCGAAGTGAAGGATTTCGATTTTGATGCAGTACATACAGCTACTCGAAGTGCTTGGGAACAACAACTATCTACTATTACTGTGGAGGGTGGTAGTGAAGCCGACAAGGAGAACTTTTATACTGCTATGTATCACGCTATGGTTGTACCTAATATCGTGAACGATGTTAATGGTGAATATCGTCGCCACGACATGCAGATAGGTAAGTTGCCAATAGGAAGGATCCAATACTCCACTTTCTCCCTTTGGGATACTTTCCGTGCATGGAATCCGCTGATGACGTTGATAGATACTGACTTGGTCAATCACATGATAAACTCCTTTCTCGACATCTATGATACTTCAGGGGAACTTCCTATTTGGCCGCTTTCTGCTGGAGAAACAGGCACGATGATTGGTTATCATTCAGTATCAGTTATAGCTGATGCCTATTTGAAGGGAATTAGGTCTTTCGACGCAGAGAAGGCTTTGGAGGCTATGATGATATCCTCCGATAAAAACAAAAAAGGTTCGGACTTTTACGTAAAATATGGTTTTATTCCTTCTAATATTAAAAGAGAATCTGTATCTTGTCTGCTTGAATATGCGTACGATGACTGGTGTATTGCACGTATGGCCCAAGAAATGGGAAAAGAAGATATTTATAAAAAATACATTGAACGTTCGCAAAACTACATCAATGTGTTTGATGGTGCTACGAGATTCTTTCGCGGAAAGCGTATGGATGGCAATTGGGAATCACCTTTTAATCCGCTTGCAGTGGGACGTGCCTATACAGAGGCTACAGCTTGGCAATATCGCTTCTTTGTACCCCATGATGTGAATGGGATGATACAACTTTTTGGCGGTAAAGAAGAATTTGTTGCTGCTCTTGATGATATTTTCAATACGGATGCAGAGATACATGGCAATCTTGTAGATATCACAGGTTTAATAGGGCAGTATGTCCACGGGAATGAGCCTAGTCATCACATCGCTTATTTGTACAATTATGTGGGTGAGCCTTGGAAAACACAGAAAATGTCGCGACGCTTGCTGAACGAGATGTATCATCCCACTCCGGAAGGTATTATTGGCAATGAAGACTGCGGGCAGATGTCGGCATGGTATATTCTTTCAAGTATGGGACTTTATTCGGTTTGTCCTGGTAGCAACGAATATGTTCTTACTACTCCCTTGTTCGAGAAAGTTGTAGTGCATTTGGCTAATGGAAGAACTTTGACGATACTTGCCAATGATCCGCAGAAAAATATTTATATTACAAAGGTGGAACTAAATGGGAAACAGATAGATACAAACTTTATTACCTATGACTGTCTGATGAGAGGAGGAGAGTTGCGTTTTACCTTGTCTGACAAGCCAAATAAGAGCAGAGGTACTGCTGAACAAACTGCGCCTTACTCCTATACCCGAGATAAAGTTGTATCTATCCCTTACGTCGATAAGGATTTGAATTTATTCCAAGGAAGTGTAGTTGTAGAGCTGGCCACAACCACTCAAGGTGCGAAAATAAGGTATACACTGGACGGAAGCGAACCGACCGAGGAGTCATTCCTTTATAAACATCCTTTCAGTTTGAATAAGACGACTCAAGTGAAAGCGAGAGGATTTAAGGAAGGTTATCATCCAAGTAGAGTCTTGTCTATTATAGCTCTCAAAGCGGAATTGAAGGATGCTCTTTCTGTACATCCTGTACAGAATGGTGTGACCTATAAGTACTTTGAAGGTAATTACCAGAAAGTAACTGACATAGAAAAAACACCTTTGTTGAGGACTGGAGTTTTGTCTAAACCTTCTATACAAGGTGCAAGCAGGACAGACCATTTTGGTTACATTTTTTCCGGACTGATAAAAGTGCCTGAAAATGGAGTATATACTTTCCAAACTAGTTCAGATGATGGCAGTGTATTATACATTGATAATGAACTGGTAGTGAACAATGACGGTTCACATGCTGCAATTCCTGCTACCGGATTCATAGCTTTAGAAAAAGGTTTCCATTCCTATAAGCTCTATTACTTTGAAGATTATGAAGGAGAACATTTGAGTTGGGCTTGGAAATTGCCTTCTGCTGAAACGTTGGTACCAATTCCTTCTTCTGTTTTGTATGTGGAATAATTAAATATATTGTTATGAAAAAAATCATTTTATTGTTTCTATCTTTTGGGGTAGTATCCTGCGGGCAAGTGAAACAACAAGTTTCTGAACAGGCGCGTGTTAATGTAATGTCATATAATATCCGCTATGACAATCCAGAAGATGGTATGAATAATTGGCAATACCGAAAAGACCGTGCTGCAACGGCTATCCGATTCTATGATGTTGATATATTGGGTACACAGGAAGTGCTTCACAATCAGTTAGAAGACCTGAAGCAGCGTTTACCAGAATATGGTGTGATTGGTGTCGGGCGTGAAGATGGAAAGGTAAAAGGCGAATATAGTGCTCTTTGGTACAAAAAAGCGCGTTTTGAGTTACTTGCTTCTGGATATTTTTGGTTGAGCGAAACACCTGAAATTGCTGGTTCTAGA
This window contains:
- a CDS encoding RagB/SusD family nutrient uptake outer membrane protein codes for the protein MKKNILFGVVCVALLTATSCSDFLDVQPEGDARDNAYFLNDQQAIDAVDGLYERFHQEAMYGRELFWEQGAANDIVWGKTRDFPTLATFKYTGDESPLRTVFETMYKVISRSNWVIDQLVDKEKTTALTEIENRSLGEAYFTRGWAHFLMAYRYGTDKQGVPFVRYEDFVNGYDNSIPPQQASVIDNYKLIIEDMENAKKRLPRFEDYDDKDLGRAHQAAAIAFQVKVYAYWAMWDETKWDEVIKLVDELETTYNRGLADTFDELFSSDFSKYWGKEYLWTIPGTGGSTGGGSEFPGVILENKGWGIYNGWGQIKPTYDIYAEMLKDGKENDRLKRSILEYGQKFLFFGEEREFYSASDIESGFQINKYMEPFGYANATTEGYVNANGDWPTARVNFPIIRFAEMMLFRAEAYLMKNQPDKAWKDLNRIHVRACGLSLPSPATMEQLYHERRCELAFEFTDHLFDLKRWHHSSNAEIKALAEKELNARPLVRHYKNRGMVDTNGDGKPDAIDYTHKVEFYTDYTDKTSYKDCFIVFPYPSNQIINSNGQLKQNIYE
- a CDS encoding GH92 family glycosyl hydrolase, with protein sequence MKLNILHILLYLFICSACNSEEKFSVDYVDPFIGTGFHGHTYPGATAPFGAVQLSPDTRVGNWDACAGYHYNDTTLRGFSHTHLSGTGCIDLGDILFRPTTQEPSFTNEFFYSPANFSHQDEMASAGYYSVLLKDEGIKAELTATPHVGMHRYTYLTGNLAAVIVDMAHSLDNEYIYEAELEKTADNEITGMRRTRGWTDNQYIYFVARFSKSFQTVEFVKNKKKVPINTKLTGTDLQAILTFDNTNGEPIIAKVGLSLVSVQNARQNMEAEVKDFDFDAVHTATRSAWEQQLSTITVEGGSEADKENFYTAMYHAMVVPNIVNDVNGEYRRHDMQIGKLPIGRIQYSTFSLWDTFRAWNPLMTLIDTDLVNHMINSFLDIYDTSGELPIWPLSAGETGTMIGYHSVSVIADAYLKGIRSFDAEKALEAMMISSDKNKKGSDFYVKYGFIPSNIKRESVSCLLEYAYDDWCIARMAQEMGKEDIYKKYIERSQNYINVFDGATRFFRGKRMDGNWESPFNPLAVGRAYTEATAWQYRFFVPHDVNGMIQLFGGKEEFVAALDDIFNTDAEIHGNLVDITGLIGQYVHGNEPSHHIAYLYNYVGEPWKTQKMSRRLLNEMYHPTPEGIIGNEDCGQMSAWYILSSMGLYSVCPGSNEYVLTTPLFEKVVVHLANGRTLTILANDPQKNIYITKVELNGKQIDTNFITYDCLMRGGELRFTLSDKPNKSRGTAEQTAPYSYTRDKVVSIPYVDKDLNLFQGSVVVELATTTQGAKIRYTLDGSEPTEESFLYKHPFSLNKTTQVKARGFKEGYHPSRVLSIIALKAELKDALSVHPVQNGVTYKYFEGNYQKVTDIEKTPLLRTGVLSKPSIQGASRTDHFGYIFSGLIKVPENGVYTFQTSSDDGSVLYIDNELVVNNDGSHAAIPATGFIALEKGFHSYKLYYFEDYEGEHLSWAWKLPSAETLVPIPSSVLYVE